One Paenibacillus urinalis DNA segment encodes these proteins:
- a CDS encoding helix-turn-helix transcriptional regulator, whose amino-acid sequence MSLDLQIIRINLYPVFKELKAKYGLTKRETQVIEALTIYGENNHNLGSRLKVSENTIKNHMSRTLVKTKLSSARELQALILRSLMSFE is encoded by the coding sequence ATGAGTCTTGATCTTCAAATTATTAGAATCAATTTATATCCCGTTTTTAAGGAATTAAAGGCTAAATACGGACTAACAAAGAGAGAAACACAAGTGATTGAAGCTTTAACTATCTACGGTGAAAACAACCATAATCTAGGGAGCAGATTAAAAGTTAGTGAGAACACAATAAAAAATCATATGTCCCGAACATTGGTTAAGACCAAACTTAGCTCTGCCCGTGAACTTCAAGCTCTTATTCTAAGATCCTTAATGAGTTTTGAATAA